Proteins from a genomic interval of Trifolium pratense cultivar HEN17-A07 linkage group LG6, ARS_RC_1.1, whole genome shotgun sequence:
- the LOC123888013 gene encoding metallothionein-like protein type 2, with protein sequence MSCCGGNCGCGSSCKCGNGCGGCKMYPDMSYTESSTTETLVMGVGSAKTQFEGAEMGAENDGCKCGANCTCNPCTCK encoded by the exons ATGTCTTGCTGTGGTGGAAACTGTGGATGTGGAAGTAGCTGCAAGTGCGGCAATGGCTGTGGAGG CTGCAAGATGTACCCTGACATGAGCTACACAGAATCAAGCACCACTGAGACCCTTGTGATGGGAGTTGGATCTGCTAAGACCCAATTTGAGGGAGCTGAAATGGGAGCTGAAAATGATGGATGCAAGTGTGGAGCTAACTGCACCTGCAACCCATGCACTTGCAAATGA
- the LOC123888014 gene encoding uncharacterized protein LOC123888014, translating into MNTTFSQSSIKPDNKPKPPFMPAKDDTKPVLQDPILRSDPIETEEAVLLLPPFSIPKSNSSSQMT; encoded by the exons ATGAACACTACTTTTTCACAATCTTCAATCAAACCAGACAACAAACCTAAACCCCCTTTCATGCCAGCAAAGGATGACACCAAACCTGTTCTTCAAGACCCa ATACTAAGGTCTGATCCAATTGAGACAGAGGAAGCTGTGTTGCTATTACCTCCATTTTCAATCCCCAAATCAAATTCCTCATCTCAAATGAcctaa
- the LOC123892324 gene encoding uncharacterized protein LOC123892324: MSFIFKSAALMPTTEIIPPKPPDGKGDTNNNANEKGVKEMISFRDKVLGNQIIMEREKVDLLATNKAKVELVQGNRLMPMLHVENSVIDELSLPWKDALVVKLLGKSLGYNTMKAKLEDVWKLSGGFQLMNVGNSYYMVKFDVVEDKNKVINGGPWIIYDHILAVSQWTPTFNAATAKIDKTMVWIRIPSLNLVYYDESLLWALASMVGTPVKVDLHTLKVARGRFARMCVEIDLTKPVVGRVGINGDWYRVQYEGLHIICTNCGCYGHVLKDCAMKRNGVPVEKKKNSGEGDGGGADVTVTGERMAVKNNVNQGVINDKIPSNPFQSVEKITPDLLHGEWIKVERRKKNKKVNADNHNGQPVNGNSQHSKNVILNMVEKLNREYPPQKGHGNELGTSSSRSKNRYKKKRPRNDAIGPEKFLPIDTQVHNPKSCGVSKGGDTTTKGKVDNRKVQVEQPNGLESIAQHESSPKTLDNHIIKASIHKQDNMVISNMHHVQDSKVETLHHDMESNCKAKVEIQTTPNGEEHVANKSGDIMGINHDTNMMLN; the protein is encoded by the coding sequence ATGTCATTCATTTTCAAGTCAGCTGCACTCATGCCAACGACTGAGATCATACCGCCAAAACCTCCGGATGGAAAAGGAGACACGAATAACAATGCTAATGAAAAAGGTGTGAAAGAGATGATATCTTTCAGAGACAAAGTGCTTGGTAACCAGATaataatggaaagagaaaagGTGGATCTTTTAGCAACAAACAAAGCCAAGGTTGAACTTGTTCAAGGGAATAGACTTATGCCTATGCTCCATGTTGAAAATTCTGTAATAGATGAACTTAGTTTGCCATGGAAGGATGCTCTTGTTGTTAAACTATTGGGTAAATCATTGGGTTACAACACCATGAAGGCTAAACTTGAGGATGTGTGGAAACTCAGTGGAGGTTTTCAACTAATGAATGTTGGTAACTCTTACTACATGGTTAAGTTTGATGTGGTGGAAGACAAGAACAAAGTGATTAATGGAGGTCCTTGGATCATCTATGATCATATTTTGGCCGTGAGTCAATGGACTCCAACGTTCAACGCCGCAACTGCAAAAATAGACAAAACTATGGTATGGATACGAATACCAAGCTTAAATCTAGTTTATTATGATGAGAGTCTCCTTTGGGCGTTGGCGTCTATGGTCGGTACCCCTGTCAAAGTCGATCTTCATACGCTAAAAGTGGCTCGGGGTAGATTCGCTAGAATGTGCGTGGAAATTGATCTCACAAAACCGGTTGTTGGTCGAGTCGGAATTAATGGAGATTGGTACCGTGTGCAATATGAAGGCCTCCATATCATATGCACTAACTGTGGATGTTATGGTCATGTACTAAAAGATTGTGCAATGAAGAGAAACGGTGTTCCggtggagaaaaagaaaaattccgGCGAAGGTGACGGCGGCGGCGCTGATGTTACTGTCACCGGAGAAAGAATGGCAGTAAAAAATAACGTAAATCAAGGGGTGATTAATGATAAGATCCCTTCAAATCCGTTTCAGTCCGTTGAAAAAATAACTCCTGATTTATTGCATGGAGAATGGATTAAAGtggagagaagaaaaaagaacaagaaagttAATGCAGACAATCACAATGGACAACCTGTGAATGGAAATAGTCAACATTCCAAAAATGTTATCCTGAATATGGTGGAAAAATTAAATAGAGAATATCCTCCACAAAAAGGCCACGGTAATGAACTTGGCACTTCTAGTTCTAGAAGCAAAAATCGATATAAGAAAAAAAGGCCAAGAAATGATGCAATTGGGCCAGAAAAGTTTCTTCCAATAGATACTCAAGTCCACAACCCAAAATCTTGTGGGGTGTCTAAGGGGGGTGATACAACAACTAAAGGCAAAGTGGACAATAGAAAGGTTCAAGTGGAGCAGCCCAACGGTTTAGAAAGTATAGCTCAACATGAGTCTAGTCCCAAAACTCTTGACAATCATATAATAAAGGCATCAATTCACAAGCAAGATAACATGGTCATTAGTAATATGCATCACGTGCAAGACAGCAAGGTTGAAACACTCCATCATGATATGGAATCCAATTGCAAAGCCAAAGTGGAAATTCAAACAACACCAAATGGAGAGGAACACGTGGCAAATAAAAGTGGTGACATCATGGGAATAAACCATGACACCAATATGATGCTTAATTAA